In Zalophus californianus isolate mZalCal1 chromosome 16, mZalCal1.pri.v2, whole genome shotgun sequence, the sequence CAGAGGCAACAAGGTGAGGCAGTGTTTAGGGACTCAGGAAACAGCTGGGGAGGACCTCAGAACTATTCCTCAGGAAGCCAGGAGGCCAGACAGGCAAGAGACTCTGAACTTGACAGTGACTTTGGGAatagagaggagggaagaggtcCCAGAGACACTGATGAGCGAAGGGGGACAAGTGGAAGGAGACGGAAGGAGACCGTCCCAGGTTCTGGGCCTGGACGATCAGGAAGTCTGAGATTGCTACCAGGGGAGAGGGGCTTCTTGGCAGAAAGAAGATGAAGTATTTAATCTGCAGTGTGAAAGGCAGCCTGgacatctttcctttctttttctttttctttctttctctttctttgtttttctttctttcttcctctttctttctttctttctttctttctttctttctttctttctttctttctttctttctttctttctttctttctttttctttcttttaatagctCGGGCTCTTGAACCTTATGTCATTTTATAAACTCTTCCTGGGTGCTAAGCACAAGCAGAGGTGAATAAGTCAGATGTAGtctctgccctctgggagctCTCTGGCAAGTGGGGAACCCAGCATGCAGCAAGTTCTGTACAGACTGTGCTGTGATGGGGTGAATTCAGGGCATGATCGGGATCCAAGGGAGGGAGAGCTGCTCCAAAATGAGGAAGGAGGCAAAGAAAGCTTCCcggagagagagcatggaaggaCGACAAGAATGTTAGCTCAGGGAAGTGGAGTGGATTCTTGGGACAGTGTATGCAAAGGTGTGGAATGCACAAAGCAGGCCGGAGTGGGGCCATGACAAGGTGTGCCTGATGAGCGCATGCGGGATGGGGCTGAAGCCGAGTCAGGAGAAAGCCGGCTTCATAAAGGGCTTGAAGGCCACCTTGAGCTTGGATGACCTAGGGGTAACAGGGAACCGCAGACAAATTTAAGTGAAGGGTAGGCATGATCACATTCGTGGGGCAGTTCTGTTCTGAGACCAAGCAGAAAGCTGGGTCTTGTCCTCTCTGCAGAGAAGTGGAGAAGAAACTCACCACAAGCCCCTCCCCAGGAGCCTTATTAAGTTAAAATATTCTGCCATCTTGAATATCTCAAGACAAGGGCGCTGTGTTCTGGCCAGGGCAGCCCAGTCTCTGAAAGCAGGCAGGGTCCAGAGCTGTGTGTCCAGGAGAGGAAAGTGCTGCTTGGACTCCTCTTGCCTTTGAAACCCCTTCTCTGGCCCCACTCAACTGCCAGGACTTTGGTGGCCCAGAAATCTTCAGCGATGGGGCTGGGTAAGCTACTCAGCCTCCCCTTGGAAAGAGGACAGTCCCAGGCCAGAGGGGTCAGCCCAGGAACGACGGTGGTAGTGAGGCTATTTCAGAAAGTAAGCGAGGCCAGGTCCTGGCTAGCAATGTCTGCTGAGGCCATAAGATTTGGAGGTGGATGGTGGGTACACCAGATGTTTGTCAGGCCAGAGCTAGTCCTGCCTCTGTTTTacatccactcattcattttattcaacaaacactgaaTACCAACTCTGTGCCTGGCCTGAAAAGACCTGGCCTCCGCCCCAGGGGGGTCCTAGTGAAGGGACATATCCAAACAATAACTTAGTTTTAGGAAAGTGGCAGGAGGTAGAAGCAGCAGATATACCCAAAAAGTTGGAGCCCCTGGGTAAGGGGCTTTAAGGGGCTGCCTGGAGGCAGTCGGGGAAATTGTCCCAGAGGAGTCAGCCGAGAGGGAAAGTCACTTACCCAGGGCCACGTGGCCAGATCTACCGCAGTCAAAGGAGTTGCATGTGAATAATCCCAGGGGTGTGAAAGGTTAGGGTTCTGGAAACTGGGCTGTCGGGGGCTGCAGGGTCCCAGGGGCCAAGGATTGACCTCCAGGACCATGCAGGCGCAGAGGACACAAGAGCTGGGGTGGGCGGGCAGGCTTGGTAGGCCGTCCAGAATCCAGTGGATCTAGGGTCCAGAATCCAGCCCACAGTCCTGGCCCTGTCTCACAGCCGCCTGCGGTGGAGTGACCCGCAACGCCACCACGGGCCGCCTCGTCTCCCCGGGCTTCCCAGGCAACTACAGCCACAATCTCACCTGCCACTGGCTGCTTGAGGCCCCGGAAGGCCAGCGGCTGCACTTGCACTTCGAGAAGGTTTCCCTGGCAGAGGATGACGACCGGTGAGGGGAGCCCTGGGGGGACGGGAGGGCCTGGCCGCCTAGTGCCTCTGCTGCAGTTGGAACCCAAGCCTGGGGGCCACACCCCAGCCAGGGCAGTGAGACCAGCTGCACCTCTGCTGCTTTCCTGGCCCAGGCTCATCATCCGCAATGGAGACAACGTGGAGGCCCCTCCAGTGTATGACTCCTACGAGGTGGAGTACCTGCCCATCGAGGGGCTGCTCAGCTCCGGCCGACACTTCTTCGTGGAGCTCAGCACGGACAGCAGTGGGGCAGCGGCGGGCATGGCCCTGCGCTACGAGGGTGAGCCTGCTAGCGCCTTGCGGGGGTGGAGGGCTCAAGCCTAGGGCTTCTCCTctcacccccccacctccactccttcATCGCTCCTTCCAACTTAGCCCCTGCTCACCTAACACTTAGGTCCCCCCTCCCTAACCCTCCCCTCCTGGCCTTGGGGATTCCTACCCCGTTCTTGCAGGAGACCCTTGCCTGGACCCAGGCCCTCTAGTCCAAGAAAATGAATCCTCTAGAATTTGAAGAGCAAAAACAGCCCCAACCCTTAGAGAAGGAAAATTGCAGCAAGAGACATTCTACAAccactcatgcatgcatgcatgcatgcatgcatgcattcattcattcattcattccaaaaaaccatttattgagcGCCCTGTGTGTATGAAGCACAAaactaggtgctgggaatacaatGGTGATCAAGCCTGCCTCCCAAGCATGATAGGGTATGGTGTTCTGGGCATCCTGCCCCCGCTGCAAGCCTAGGACATGCATTCGTGGTCAGGAAGCTAAAGGCCTTGGGGCGGGAGGCAGAAGGACGTCTGCCCCGTTTGGCCTGGCTGAGGCTAAGCTGGGCTGGGCCCCCTGGTTTGCAGCCTTCCAGCAGGGCCACTGCTATGAGCCCTTTGTCAAATACGGCAACTTCAGCAGCAGCGCCCCCTCCTACCCGGTGGGCACCACCGTGGAGTTCAGCTGCGACCCTGGCTACACCTTGGAGCAGGGCTCTATCATCATCGAGTGCATTGACCCCCACGACCCCCAGTGGAACGAGACAGAGCCAGCCTGCCGAGGTCAGTAGGTACCTGTGGATGGGCCCGCccgggggggcagggagcagggtgggggaccggagccagaggcagagcctggggcaCAGCGGTCCTGTGACATGTGAGATTcaagcttccccccccccaagaggAGGTGGGGGCTTCCGGCCATGGGTCAGCACTCCTGTGGGCAGGTGGCAGCCCCAGGACATAGCCTGGGAGGGGGGACGTGGAGGGGACGCACCTCCCGGGCCTCCCCTGCCTTCCAGCTGTGTGCAGTGGGGAGATCACAGACTCCGCTGGTGTGGTGCTCTCCCCCAACTGGCCGGAGCCTTACAGCCGCGGGCAGGACTGCATCTGGGGCGTGCACGTGGAAGAGGACAAGCGCGTCCTGCTGGACGTCCGAGTGTGAGTGCCCACTGGGCGAGGCCAAGCCGGCTCCTGAGCTCTGAGGCCATGTCTGGCCCAGCCCCCCCTGGAGTCCCCAGGCCCGCCCTCCCTGACAGTCCTCCTCCGCAGGCTGCGCATAGGCCCTGGTGATGTGCTTACCTTCTATGATGGGGACGACCTGACGGCCCGGGTCCTGGGCCAATACTCGGGGCCCCGTGGCCACTTCAAGCTCTTTACCTCCATGGCCGACGTCACCATACAGTTCCAGTCAGACCCCGGGGCCTCGGTGCTGGGCTACCAACAGGGCTTTGTCATCCACTTCTTTGGTGAGCTTgttgcccctgccctgccctgctgccccgGGGAACAGGATGCCAGAATATGGATCCCAAAGCATGGCGAGTCAGACAGGCCAGGGCAACGAGCCTGAGTGCTCTGATCCAGCAAGGGAAAGCTGGGAAAGCTCCAGGTATCCTCTCCGCTGAAGGAAGCCAGTCTAATTCTCCATCTTCCCTGAGGGCCCAGGGAAAGGGAGCCTTCCGTTGCAGCAAGAGAGATCTGGGTAGGCAGCGGGAAGACCTTCATCACAAAAATAAGAAACTAAGGAAAGGGGTTTGTTTCTATCTTCTGACCGTCTTGAACGGAAGTGACAATTTGCCGACCCTACCTGGCCCTCTCTCTCAGGACCGGGGAACCGGCCAACACACTTTTGAAAGTAAAGCCAAAGCCGAAATGATAACCCAGGAAACTCGGAGACAGAATGATGTCAGGGACAGGCAAGGAGGGGCCCCTGAGCAGGAAGGAATGCGTTGCTGGGCCTGTCCTTGCTGAGGAAGGCTAGCACTGTCGCTTCAGTGCTGGCTGAGGGCCTCCGTCCTGCTGCCCCTGTGCCCCCCAGAGGTGCCCCGCAATGACACATGTCCGGAGCTGCCTGAGATCCCCAACGGCTGGAAGAGCCCGTCTCAGCCTGAGCTGGTACATGGCACGGTCGTCACTTACCAGTGCTACCCTGGCTACCAGGTGGTAGGAGCCAGTGTCCTCATGTGCCAGTGGGACCTAACCTGGAGTGAGGACCTGCCTTCCTGCCAGAGAGGTGAGTCTACCTGTTCCCCATGTTTCCCTCCTTAGTGCAAGATACGAGCCTCTCTCCTCGATTCTGAACCAGACTTCAGCTGTTACCAGCTAGTGCCCTTGAACTTCCTCTAGCTCTcgtagcctcagtttcctcacctgtgagaTGGGATGATACCTTTTCAAAGGGTTATCCACCAAGCActtcaaatatttcctccccGGGAGATGGCGTTTGTtgattctcatggattggaaggggACAAATGAGGGATGCACCAGCCAAACGGCAAGGACAGATAATAGGCAGCAGAGCCACGTGTCAGAAAGATATTGGCTGGCTTGGAACAAAGCCAGGGTGGACTGGCTTTTGTTGACTTCTACCTGGGCTACTTTCCCATAGTGACTTCCTGCCATGACCCTGGGGATGTGGAGCACAGCCGACGCCTCATATCTAGCCCCAAATTTCCCGTGGGGGCCACCGTGCAGTATATCTGCGACCAAGGTTTTGTACTGACTGGTAGTGCCATCCTCACCTGCCATGACCGTCAAGCCAGCAGCCCCAAGTGGAGCGACCGGGCCCCCAAGTGTCTCTGTAAGTGCCGGATGGGTAGAGGGGGAAGCCTCTGAGAGGAGACAAAAGATGCCACCTCTGGAGGCTAAGGACCTGGCGCCCTCACTGGGCTCTGCCTACTTTGCAGTGCAACAGCTCAAGCCATGCCACGGCCTCAGCGCCCCGGAGAATGGTGCCCACAGTCCAGAGAAGCGACTTCACCCAGCAGGGGCTACTGTCCACTTCTCATGTGCCCCTGGCTATGTGCTGAAGGGCCAGGCCAGCATCAAGTGTGTGCCCGGGCACCCTTCACATTGGAGTGACCCCCCACCCATCTGTAGGGCTGGTGAGTGTTCTGCCACCCTCGGAACTCCTGtctgccctggggcgcctgggtggcaccgtCGGTtgagtgactcttggttttggctcaggttgtgatcttagggttgtgggatcaggccccatgtcgggctctgagctcagcgtgaagtctgcttacaattctctctccctctccctctccctctgcccctcctgctcatgctctctctctctcaaataaatcttaaaaaaaaaaaaaaaaagccaaaactcCCGCCTGTCCCACAGGGCTGCTCTAGCAGAGCATCTAGCAAAGATGCCAAGTGTTGAACCCCCTGCCCACACCCACTTCATGTTACCCTTAGTCTCTCCAGTCTCTGCCAGATCCTTCTGACCTGGTGACACCAAGACAAATGCTGGGGTGGGCTCCCCTTGGACAAATCCTTCCCATGATCAGTCTACTCCCTGCCTTAGTGGTTTGGCCCATTGGTCTCACCTCTGCCCTTGGCCCTCCCCTCTTGTTCCAGCCTCTCTGGATGGGTTCTACAGCGGCCGCAGCCTGGATGGTGAGCCCCCCTTTGAGGGCCAGGGAAATAgtctccctgcccctggctctCACAGCTCCCAGGCCATGGGTCCCCCAAgaagggagggcagagaaagagagaggtccGGGACCAGCAGAGCAAAAattcctttccctgcccccagctAGCTAGAGGGAGCTGGTACCTGGATTCTCCTGGGCAGAGGTGAGGACAGATATGGGCTCTGGGTCACAGGGACTTCTGCCCCAATCCTACCCACTGTGTTTTCAGTTGCCAAGGCACCTGCTGCCTCCAGCACCCTGGATGCCGCCCACATTGCAGCCGCCATTTTCTTGCCACTGGTGGTGATGGCAGTCTTGGTGGGAGGTGTGTACCTCTACTTCTCTAGGTGAGTCCGGTTTCCCTTCCTGCCCTGCATACCCGACTCACTCCTGCCCAGCACTTTCGACTCACAGGCTTCTCTGTCCCACAGGCTCCAGGGGAAAAGCCCCTTGCGGCTGCCCCGGACACGACCCCGCCCCTATGACCGCATTACTGTGGAATCAGCATTTGACAATCCAACTTATGAGACTGGAGTAAGTACCCACGCCATTCTTTGCACCCTATCCAGGACCTAATTCTAGGCTCCCTTGAGCAGGTATCCCTGAGGGTCCCTCCAAGCCCTCtcactctttcccttttccttgggAAGGTGGATTATGGGCTGGCAAACCTTATACAAGTTTCCAACTCCCAGCAGTCTCTTTACTTTGCAGGAGACGAAAGAATATGAAGTCTCCATCTAGGTGGGGGCAGCTTGGAGAAGCCAGCTCAGCCCAGCATCACAGCCCAGCAGCAGAGTTTCCAGCTTCCTGCTGTCCCTACGCCTCCTGTACATACCATCTGGGAAGAGATGCCACCAATCCCTCAAGAAGTTGTGCCCTTCCCCACCTGCAATGCCCACCAGGGCCTATTTTCTCAGTACCACTGCCCACACAGGGCCCTTCCTTGGGTTCAAGTCAGGGAGCATCTTCCTCTGGGCAGAGCACAGCTGGAGCACGTGCATCAAGAACCAGCATTCTCCTGACCTTCCTTCATGCCCTGGACCTCTAGCCTGGAAttcacaagcagaggaagagcaCCTCTCTCCAGGCTGACCACCATCCAGCCTGGCATGTGGCACCCTGCAGCAGGGTAAACTTGATGGTGGTGGAAACTGCACCAGGACGCTCCTCACAGGGCCATCACCAGTGGCCAAAGCTGCTGTTGACAGTGACCTCTGGGCAGTCCTGGCATGATGACATCAGCCCCTCGGAGAGGTCTCTAGTCCTTCTCTAAGGCCCCAGGAATGGACAGTTCTGCTTCCTGGAGGCAATAATTCTAAGGGACCCTAAGGGGTTTAGGGACCCTACCCCAAGCTCAGGTTGGGCTTCCCTAGGCACTCATGCTCCACACCAAAGCAGGATACCCCACTCTGCCCAGACAGCCCTACATGCTAGGGAGAGGGAGACCTTCCCCTGACGTCAATCCGGCTTTACAAACATCTTCTTTCACACTagtccctcccccaaccccagccacCCAGCAGTCTCCCTTCCTGGCCACTGGGTTTTGGGATAAGGGGAGTGGGCAGGCATATTCTGGAGAGGAGCAGAGGTCCAAGGGCCCAGGAATTTGGCATGAAACGGGGGGttagagacccagagagagaccTAGGAGTTGGCTACAGGCCACTTTgtacatgtaatgtattatatGGGGTCTGGGCTCCAGCCAGAGAAcaatcttttatttctgttgtttccttATTAAAACGGTgtttttggagaaaaagaaaaaaaaaaaaaaaacaagcaatggCCAGGTAGATGGTGCTTTcttggagggaagggaggtgggaaaTAAATGGGATGTGGACTTCAAGACCAGAAGGCATGCTGGACCCACCAATTGATCACTCCCACATTTCATCCAAAACAAGTTACATGCAGGTGCCTCAGGGACTACTGTCCCAACAAGGTCAGCGCAACAGATGGTAGGTGAAGCAAGAGGCCCAGTAGCTGGCCCACAGGGGTGTGGAAGCCCAGGAACCCAACTGCTCAGCTACTACAGGCTGGCACACTCCCAAGCCCCTCCTCAATGCCACTGTATTGTTGACAAGGCCCAGGAAGCCTgatgcctctctccttccccttcttccccagcTAGCAAGGTTTAGGAAACTGGAATAAGAATCAGAGACTGAACCCCTAAATATGAGGCCCTAGTCCATCCTGGCCTCAGGGAATATCCAGACTATCAGGAGGAGGGGCAATGCAGCTTAGGGTAGGGACCTGGCTCCTCTTTCAGCAAAAGCCCTATCCAGGGGCTCCAGAAGAAGTTGGCTGGAAAGGATCTACTTAAGTTTGCCATGTTTGGTCACTTGCAGCCCCGATGCCCCTTCCCTACGGCTCCCAGGCACCTCCTGAGATGAAAGTGTGAGCTCAGCTTCGGCCCCCAGCATGCACATCTGTGCTTAGAGATGCGCTCTGCATGGCTGCTCTCCAGAGTAAGAGCATGAGACAGGCAATGGAGTTATGGACACTCAGAAGCCAGAAGACAAAATCCCTGAAGGAAATAATGGAAGCCACCAGCACGTTCTACTTCCACAGTCTTCCAACAGAGAGGTCCTGATCACTCATGGCTGCCCACCTCCTGGCTCCACCACAGGCCACTTTGAAGGCTGGAAAAGTTCCAGTCCATGTAGACTGCAGTGCTTATATTAGCCACAAGAGGTCACTTCAGAAGACATCTGTATCCCACCTGCTAGCTCTCCTCAACCCCCTCTTGAACAACCAGGACTGGAGCTCTCCAAGGTGGCTCCAACTTCTAACGGCTGGGCTGACCTTCCCCTCCAAGTTCTAAGAGGAAGGTGTGTACAGTGATTAGTTCCCCTGGCACTTGTCAACAGAGCCAAGTATTATTTCCCTCGTTAGCCCACCACCTGTTCCTGTTCTCCACTGCAAATGATGATGTTGATCAAAGCAAAGCCTTCCTCATTGGGCATAGGCCAATGGACTACTTCTCTGCCCCATAATGCTTTCAGGCTGACATAGCAGCACAGCTGGGTCCTGAGTAGTAAGAAGTCAGTGAAAGAGGGCACATGTGCTTCCAACTTCTGAGGGCCTGTGGCAGGAAATAAAACCTCAGAAGAGATGAGGTCTGGCCACTTTCATGCAACTAGCTCAGCCCTACTCTCTCTGAAGCCTGCCTCTCTGGTCCATAACCACTAGGATTTCTTGTTTGCTGAGGCTGGTAGAGGGCAGAGAGCGGCCAATCTACATGACacctacccacacacacacacacacacacacacacacgacaggTAAGGCCCATGACCTTATCATTCTTCCTAGCCACCAAGAGGATCATTAGAAaagtcagaaaaacagaaaccgAAGACCACACACTGACATCCCCACCCTATTTAACTCATTCTCCTTACTATCCCAAAAGCAGCAGCAACAACTCCTCATAGACAGTTAACCTGGTGTAGTGGAAAGTGTCCTGGCCTGGGAATCAAATCTGTTTCATTCATAGGTCCGCCATAAATTCACTATGTGAACTAGGCAAGTCACCGCTCCTCTCTATGCATCGGGAAATGAGGCGATTAACACAGATGGCCTTTAACCCCTTTGCGGTTTTATCCTTCTGCAAATGCTAAGTACAGCTTAACGATCACAGGTGAGCAGGACACAAGTTCCTGGCAACAATGCCAATTAAATGCCTAGTGGCAGGCACAGTGATGTTATTCCCTTCTCCACCTCTTCACCTACAGTCAGGCAAGAGATAACTGGCCATCTCTGAAAGCGATAACAAGGGCAGGGGCGCGTGCCGTGGGGGAAGCCCAAAATTCGAGGTGAGGCCTTCAGACTACAAATCCCAGCATACAGCACAGCAGCTCTCAAAAAGCATCCCTTCCTGGCAGGCAACTCTCTCATCCCCGAGTCCGTCCGACCACACAGTGCCTAGCATGCCCACGGAACTACGGCTCCCACAACCCACCAGATCCCTCGCGATTCTTGATCCCAGGGTGCAATGCGCTCTCGTTCGCCCTTTGGAACTCCTGCGCGTTGCAAACTGGGAGTTGAAGTCCGCTATAGGCATGTAGCTGGGCGTTGTCAGCGTTACTAACTCTTCGCTGTTGGCTTCCTCTGGTGCAGTTGTCAGGGACAGTGATCAAGAGAGGGTAGTAATGGGCCAGCGAAACTCTCCATGGTGTCACCATTACTCAAGGCAGGGATGCTGAGGCTAAAACTAACTGTCGGGAGAGGGAGGGTAGTGTGAACAGTAGCCATCCAACCCGATACCAGAAGAACAGTTTTCCGTCGCgatggcttttcttttctctttaccaACATGGCGCCTAGTCCAGCCACACCTGTCGCTGGGAAACAAACGATCCAGTACAATATCCCTAGGAATACTGCTGTCACCGACAGCCTACCCGCTCCAGCCAACACCACACCTTCCTCCTTCCAGTTCTTGCCTGAGGACTCCAAGGACGTGGTAGCCTATATCCCATTACCAAAATGGCGAAAGTAGAAGCATTCTTGTTAGGGCCTGCAGGTGACAATACGCTTGCGCGGAAGGCGGCTGCGTTGTGGGGCGGGAGGGGAGCATTCTCAACACGCCTGCGCAGGAACAGAGTATTCTTGGTCTATACACAAACACCAATGGATGAAGAGCCCCCATGTTCCTGCGGCTGCGCTGTGACCCTTAGAAACTCTCCCAGGCGCCTGCGCGAGACCTCAGGTCCCGCCCTCTTATCTTACTACGCTGGCGCAAGGCAGAAAGGCGGGGCTTCGGCGCTCCAGACGAATGCCAGCGCGGCTGCGCGCTGGGGGGTACCCCCTGACTGCGGCTGCGCGGGAGCCCGGCCGCCGGCTGTCACTGCGGTTGCGCGCGACGAGCGGCGATCCCGGGGCGCCTGCGCGGGTGGCTTTGCGGGCGCTCGCGGTAAGTTTGCGCCAAGTGCGCGGCAGCCGGGACGcagacggcggcggcggcgagagGCGGAGCCCGGGGACCACCCCCCATCACCCTCCCCGCAGTCACCTCACGTACCACAACCTCACCTAACCTCTCACccccccctccgatccccccaaCCCCGGGATGGCAGCGCCCGCCAGCCTTCCCGGCCGGACCAGCGGTCGCCAGCGCCGGCTTTAGCCTGTGGGACTAGGCCCCGCCGAGGCCTGACCCCCGGAGCCGGGACCCACCGTGCAGCCAGCCGCCGGGCCGGGGCTGAGGGGCCGCTCCCCCCTCACGGCCCGTGGGGAGGACGCTGCCGTCCCGGGGactgggggccggggggtgggggggagccagGGCGAGGAAGTCGGGACCCGTGttgggaaaaaagaaggggggccGGGGTCAggagctccccctccccccgcttcccccctccccccggggttgggggggccgGAGCAGAGAGCGCCCAGCCCGGGAGGTGGATGAATGTGGGAGAAAATGGAGACCAAGACGATCGTGTACGACTTGGACACGTCGGGGGGGCTGATGGAGGTAAGAGTGGCCCTCCTCATCCCCTTCCCCCAGCGCCGGGAGGGAACCTCCGCCCTCCGTTCTACAAAGCCGGTCCTGAGCTCACAGCGCAAaagggccgggggaggggggggcttcTTCCTCACCcagaccctccctcccttctttgcAATTCGAGGGGCTGAGCTCAGCCTCCGAGGACGTTTGCAGCAGTTTCACCTACCCGCCGCCCTGGATTCGCTCTCCCGAGGCACCAACCCACTCCATGTCGTTGCACCGGcgggcctccccacccccttcttgtCGGCCCCTTTGTGCTTCCCCCAGCACGTCCGGGTACCGGGTTTCAGGCCTCTCCAGAGCCTGGCTTTGGAGTCCCCCACTGTCCATACAAGGAAGTGGCGAGAAGGGAACCGCgcaccctctccccatccccctaccctgaTCCTCCCCATTTGGAAGAAGCTGTTCTCGTTGTTGTGCTGCAGGAACGCTGTTAGGGTGGGCTCCCCCCGGTTCCGGGGGCTGAGAGGTTCTGGGAGCAGCTTGGATGGGAGGAAGAAGGACAaaaggggggagaggggtgggtgaCGGAGAAGCCTTGCAAGGGGGGCGACGGACCGCCCGGGAGCTCCGAGTGTGCACACACGCcgtttgtatgtgtgtgcagcAAATCCAAGCTCTGCTGGCTCCCCCCAAGACGGACGAGGCAGAAAAGCGGAGTCGTAAGCCTGAAAAAGAGCCCCGGAGAAGCGGCAGGGCCACCAACCACGACAGCTGCGATAGCTGCAAAGAAGGTGGGGATCTCCTGTGCTGTGACCACTGCCCGGCCGCCTTCCACCTCCAGTGCTGGTAAGGTCTGGGGACCCCTTTGGAGTTCCTTGGCGGACCCTCCTCGGCACATTCCTTCACCCGGCCTACCCCCCTGGCTGCCGAAATAACGGGCGCTTGCAGCCGCTAGCTGATTTTCTGCAGCGGCTGGGGCGagcgcctccccgcccccaggtgTCTGCCGGGATCTGGccgtttggggggggggggggagcagcagtgggtCCGGACCCCGAGGTGGGGGTTGGGACGAGTGAGGAGAGCCCCATCTGGGATTGGAAGGCTCTGGGTAGCCGGGATAGAGCCGGCAGGGCACGGCCGGCCGCggcgggggaggaaggggaggagctcCGGGCCCTGTGCCGCTCGCCTGCCCGCGCGCCCGCCGCCCTCGGGCTCCTGCCGGGCTGGGCTCTCCTGCGGGCGGGTGCGCGGAGCCCTCGGCCGCCGGAGTTGGCCTGGTCCAGATCCCGGGAGCCGGACACCCGTGCGCTCGCGGCTGTGGAAGAAATCATGGAGGGTGTCTCCCGAGTCCGCCTCTTCTGTGCTTCTCTGTTTACAATATGGC encodes:
- the SEZ6 gene encoding seizure protein 6 homolog isoform X3, giving the protein MRSVALLLLPSLLALLAHGLSPEAPPTREGQAPGIEETDGELTVAPTPEQPERGVHFVTTAPTLKLLNHHPLLEEFLQEGLEGGEEAMRPALPFQPDPPTPFTPSALPRLANQDSRPVFTSPTPAMAAAPTQPQARERPWSLESEPPVLHIAAPLPPVPSPGPGERPSTTPPSRAWTPTQEGPGDMGRPWAPEVRSQTLGLGTEGAITTSTASGDDEETTTTIITTTITTVQPPGPCSWNFSGPEGSLDSPMAPSSPTDVGLDCFYYISVYPGYGVEIKVQNISLREGETVTVEGLGGPDPLPLANQSFLLRGQVIRSPTHQAALRFQSIPPPAGPGTFHFHYQAYLLSCHFPQRPAYGAVTVTSLHPGGSALFRCATGYQLKGARLLTCLNATQPFWDFQEPVCIAACGGVTRNATTGRLVSPGFPGNYSHNLTCHWLLEAPEGQRLHLHFEKVSLAEDDDRLIIRNGDNVEAPPVYDSYEVEYLPIEGLLSSGRHFFVELSTDSSGAAAGMALRYEAFQQGHCYEPFVKYGNFSSSAPSYPVGTTVEFSCDPGYTLEQGSIIIECIDPHDPQWNETEPACRAVCSGEITDSAGVVLSPNWPEPYSRGQDCIWGVHVEEDKRVLLDVRVLRIGPGDVLTFYDGDDLTARVLGQYSGPRGHFKLFTSMADVTIQFQSDPGASVLGYQQGFVIHFFEVPRNDTCPELPEIPNGWKSPSQPELVHGTVVTYQCYPGYQVVGASVLMCQWDLTWSEDLPSCQRVTSCHDPGDVEHSRRLISSPKFPVGATVQYICDQGFVLTGSAILTCHDRQASSPKWSDRAPKCLLQQLKPCHGLSAPENGAHSPEKRLHPAGATVHFSCAPGYVLKGQASIKCVPGHPSHWSDPPPICRAVAKAPAASSTLDAAHIAAAIFLPLVVMAVLVGGVYLYFSRLQGKSPLRLPRTRPRPYDRITVESAFDNPTYETGSLYFAGDERI
- the SEZ6 gene encoding seizure protein 6 homolog isoform X4, whose amino-acid sequence is MRSVALLLLPSLLALLAHGLSPEAPPTREGQAPGIEETDGELTVAPTPEQPERGVHFVTTAPTLKLLNHHPLLEEFLQEGLEGGEEAMRPALPFQPDPPTPFTPSALPRLANQDSRPVFTSPTPAMAAAPTQPQARERPWSLESEPPVLHIAAPLPPVPSPGPGERPSTTPPSRAWTPTQEGPGDMGRPWAPEVRSQTLGLGTEGAITTSTASGDDEETTTTIITTTITTVQPPGPCSWNFSGPEGSLDSPMAPSSPTDVGLDCFYYISVYPGYGVEIKVQNISLREGETVTVEGLGGPDPLPLANQSFLLRGQVIRSPTHQAALRFQSIPPPAGPGTFHFHYQAYLLSCHFPQRPAYGAVTVTSLHPGGSALFRCATGYQLKGARLLTCLNATQPFWDFQEPVCIAACGGVTRNATTGRLVSPGFPGNYSHNLTCHWLLEAPEGQRLHLHFEKVSLAEDDDRLIIRNGDNVEAPPVYDSYEVEYLPIEGLLSSGRHFFVELSTDSSGAAAGMALRYEAFQQGHCYEPFVKYGNFSSSAPSYPVGTTVEFSCDPGYTLEQGSIIIECIDPHDPQWNETEPACRAVCSGEITDSAGVVLSPNWPEPYSRGQDCIWGVHVEEDKRVLLDVRVLRIGPGDVLTFYDGDDLTARVLGQYSGPRGHFKLFTSMADVTIQFQSDPGASVLGYQQGFVIHFFEVPRNDTCPELPEIPNGWKSPSQPELVHGTVVTYQCYPGYQVVGASVLMCQWDLTWSEDLPSCQRVTSCHDPGDVEHSRRLISSPKFPVGATVQYICDQGFVLTGSAILTCHDRQASSPKWSDRAPKCLLQQLKPCHGLSAPENGAHSPEKRLHPAGATVHFSCAPGYVLKGQASIKCVPGHPSHWSDPPPICRAVAKAPAASSTLDAAHIAAAIFLPLVVMAVLVGGVYLYFSRLQGKSPLRLPRTRPRPYDRITVESAFDNPTYETGETKEYEVSI